A genomic region of Solanum dulcamara chromosome 2, daSolDulc1.2, whole genome shotgun sequence contains the following coding sequences:
- the LOC129880201 gene encoding sucrose transport protein SUC3 isoform X1 produces MDAVSIRVPYKNLKQEVELVDIDESRFTHLEIRSDSSSPRVSNGEMNDSPPPPPVRNSLLTLILSCTVAAGVQFGWALQLSLLTPYIQTLGIEHAFSSFIWLCGPITGLVVQPCVGIWSDKCHSKYGRRRPFIFIGALMISIAVIIIGFSADIGYLLGDTKEHCSTFKGTRSRAAIVFVVGFWMLDLANNTVQGPARALLADLSGPDQRNTANAVFCSWMAVGNILGFSAGASGGWHRWFPFLTNRACCEPCGNLKAAFLVAVVFLTLCTLVTLYFANEVPLSPKQYKRLSDSAPLLDGPQNTGIDLSQSKRELQSVNSVANNESGMGRVADNSPKNEEQSPDQDQGDSFTDSPGAVLVNLLTSLRHLPPAMHSVLIVMALTWLSWFPFFLFDTDWMGREVYHGDPKGEAAEVKAYNQGVREGAFGLLLNSVVLGISSFLIEPMCKWIGSRLVWAVSNLIVFVCMACTAIISVVSISAHTQGVQHVIGATRSTQIAALVVFSLLGIPLAVTYSVPFSITAELTADAGGGQGLAIGVLNLAIVVPQMVVSLGAGPWDALFGGGNIPAFVLASLAALAAGIFAMLRLPNLSSNYKSTGFHFG; encoded by the exons ATGGATGCGGTATCGATCAGAGTACCGTATAAGAATCTGAAGCAGGAAGTGGAATTAGTTGACATTGATGAATCTCGGTTTACTCATTTGGAGATCCGTAGTGATTCATCGTCTCCTAGGGTTTCTAATGGAGAAATGAATGATTCTCCTCCTCCTCCGCCTGTACGTAACAGTTTGCTCACATTGATTCTTAGTTGCACCGTCGCTGCCGGTGTACAGTTTGGATGGGCTTTGCAACTCTCTCTCCTTACTCCTTACATTCAG ACACTTGGAATAGAGCATgccttctcttcttttatatgGCTATGTGGTCCTATTACTGGCCTTGTG GTACAACCTTGTGTAGGTATATGGAGTGATAAATGTCATTCAAAATATGGCAGAAGAAGGCCTTTCATTTTTATTGGAGCTCTCATGATCTCTATTGCT GTGATAATTATCGGGTTTTCTGCAGACATAGGATACTTATTGGGGGACACAAAAGAGCATTGCAG CACTTTCAAAGGCACTCGCTCAAGAGCAGCCATTGTATTCGTCGTTGGGTTTTGGATGCTCGATCTTGCTAATAATACTGTGCAG GGTCCGGCTCGAGCTCTTTTGGCAGATTTGTCAG GTCCTGATCAAAGAAATACTGCAAACGCTGTGTTCTGCTCCTGGATGGCTGTTGGAAACATTCTTGGATTTTCTGCTGGAGCCAGTGGAGGTTGGCACAG ATGGTTTCCGTTTTTGACAAATAGAGCTTGTTGTGAGCCTTGTGGAAATCTCAAAGCAGCATTCTTAGTTGCAGTG GTCTTTCTGACTCTATGCACATTAGTAACTCTCTACTTCGCCAACGAAGTCCCACTGTCACCCAAGCAATATAAACGCTTGTCAGATTCTGCTCCTCTCTTGGATGGTCCTCAGAATACTGGCATTGACCTTTCTCAATCGAAAAGGGAGTTGCAGTCTGTAAATAGTGTAGCAAATAATGAATCTGGGATGGGTCGTGTAGCAGATAATAGTCCAAAGAATGAAGAACAGAGCCCTGACCAGGATCAAGGTGATAGCTTCACTGATAGCCCTGGAGCAGTTTTGGTCAATCTGTTAACCAGCTTACGTCATTTGCCTCCCGCAATGCATTCGGTTCTCATTGTCATGGCTCTGACTTGG TTGTCCTGGtttccctttttcctttttgacaCGGATTGGATGGGGAGAGAAGTCTATCATGGAGACCCGAAAGGAGAAGCAGCTGAAGTAAAAGCATATAACCAAGGTGTCAGAGAAGGTGCATTTGGTTTGCTATTGAATTCT GTTGTTCTTGGCATTAGCTCCTTTCTTATTGAGCCAATGTGCAAGTGGATTGGTTCTAGACTTGTTTGGGCTGTGAGCAACCTCATTGTATTTGTCTGCATGGCCTGCACCGCTATCATTAGCGTGGTTTCTATCAGTGCACATACGCAAGGAGTCCAACATGTGATTGGTGCTACTCGATCAACTCAAATTGCTGCTTTGGTTGTTTTCTCGCTTCTTGGCATTCCTCTTGCT GTAACTTACAGTGTCCCTTTCTCTATCACAGCAGAGTTGACAGCTGATGCTGGTGGTGGTCAAG GGTTGGCAATAGGAGTCTTGAATCTTGCAATTGTTGTACCTCAG ATGGTTGTTTCGCTTGGTGCTGGTCCATGGGATGCTTTATTTGGTGGAGGAAACATACCAGCATTTGTCTTAGCATCTTTAGCTGCACTTGCTGCTGGAATTTTTGCAATGCTCAGACTACCAAATTTATCAAGTAATTACAAATCAACTGGCTTCCATTTTGGTTGA
- the LOC129880201 gene encoding sucrose transport protein SUC3 isoform X2, whose product MSFKIWQKKAFHFYWSSHDLYCYIGYLLGDTKEHCSTFKGTRSRAAIVFVVGFWMLDLANNTVQGPARALLADLSGPDQRNTANAVFCSWMAVGNILGFSAGASGGWHRWFPFLTNRACCEPCGNLKAAFLVAVVFLTLCTLVTLYFANEVPLSPKQYKRLSDSAPLLDGPQNTGIDLSQSKRELQSVNSVANNESGMGRVADNSPKNEEQSPDQDQGDSFTDSPGAVLVNLLTSLRHLPPAMHSVLIVMALTWLSWFPFFLFDTDWMGREVYHGDPKGEAAEVKAYNQGVREGAFGLLLNSVVLGISSFLIEPMCKWIGSRLVWAVSNLIVFVCMACTAIISVVSISAHTQGVQHVIGATRSTQIAALVVFSLLGIPLAVTYSVPFSITAELTADAGGGQGLAIGVLNLAIVVPQMVVSLGAGPWDALFGGGNIPAFVLASLAALAAGIFAMLRLPNLSSNYKSTGFHFG is encoded by the exons ATGTCATTCAAAATATGGCAGAAGAAGGCCTTTCATTTTTATTGGAGCTCTCATGATCTCTATTGCT ACATAGGATACTTATTGGGGGACACAAAAGAGCATTGCAG CACTTTCAAAGGCACTCGCTCAAGAGCAGCCATTGTATTCGTCGTTGGGTTTTGGATGCTCGATCTTGCTAATAATACTGTGCAG GGTCCGGCTCGAGCTCTTTTGGCAGATTTGTCAG GTCCTGATCAAAGAAATACTGCAAACGCTGTGTTCTGCTCCTGGATGGCTGTTGGAAACATTCTTGGATTTTCTGCTGGAGCCAGTGGAGGTTGGCACAG ATGGTTTCCGTTTTTGACAAATAGAGCTTGTTGTGAGCCTTGTGGAAATCTCAAAGCAGCATTCTTAGTTGCAGTG GTCTTTCTGACTCTATGCACATTAGTAACTCTCTACTTCGCCAACGAAGTCCCACTGTCACCCAAGCAATATAAACGCTTGTCAGATTCTGCTCCTCTCTTGGATGGTCCTCAGAATACTGGCATTGACCTTTCTCAATCGAAAAGGGAGTTGCAGTCTGTAAATAGTGTAGCAAATAATGAATCTGGGATGGGTCGTGTAGCAGATAATAGTCCAAAGAATGAAGAACAGAGCCCTGACCAGGATCAAGGTGATAGCTTCACTGATAGCCCTGGAGCAGTTTTGGTCAATCTGTTAACCAGCTTACGTCATTTGCCTCCCGCAATGCATTCGGTTCTCATTGTCATGGCTCTGACTTGG TTGTCCTGGtttccctttttcctttttgacaCGGATTGGATGGGGAGAGAAGTCTATCATGGAGACCCGAAAGGAGAAGCAGCTGAAGTAAAAGCATATAACCAAGGTGTCAGAGAAGGTGCATTTGGTTTGCTATTGAATTCT GTTGTTCTTGGCATTAGCTCCTTTCTTATTGAGCCAATGTGCAAGTGGATTGGTTCTAGACTTGTTTGGGCTGTGAGCAACCTCATTGTATTTGTCTGCATGGCCTGCACCGCTATCATTAGCGTGGTTTCTATCAGTGCACATACGCAAGGAGTCCAACATGTGATTGGTGCTACTCGATCAACTCAAATTGCTGCTTTGGTTGTTTTCTCGCTTCTTGGCATTCCTCTTGCT GTAACTTACAGTGTCCCTTTCTCTATCACAGCAGAGTTGACAGCTGATGCTGGTGGTGGTCAAG GGTTGGCAATAGGAGTCTTGAATCTTGCAATTGTTGTACCTCAG ATGGTTGTTTCGCTTGGTGCTGGTCCATGGGATGCTTTATTTGGTGGAGGAAACATACCAGCATTTGTCTTAGCATCTTTAGCTGCACTTGCTGCTGGAATTTTTGCAATGCTCAGACTACCAAATTTATCAAGTAATTACAAATCAACTGGCTTCCATTTTGGTTGA